The DNA sequence TCAGGAGGCTTTCCCTCCCCTTTGCCGCTAAATCGGCCGTTCAGGGGGTTGGCGAGGTCGTGGAAGGAGACTGGAAGAAGATAGAGGAAGAATTCGGACGCGACTCCTCTGAGGAAGGCGAGAGAAGGACGCTCTTCGGACTCTGGGCGGCAAAGCAGGCCCTTGCTGATGCGGGCGTCCTCGACGGGCAGGGGGAGAGAGACCGTTATGGTGTTGTCCTTGCGGCAGGCCTCGGGATAAACAGGCTGGAGGATATCGAGAGATGGCTCGACGCGGGGAGAAGATTCTCTTTCGTGAAATTCGGCAGGAGCTATACCGAAGTCCACAGGGAGTCGATCATGAGGAACAATTCCCACAGGACTTCCGTGCTTATCGGGAAGGTCTTCGGTCTGCGCGGGACGAACTGCACCGTTACTTCAGCCTGCGCATCGGCCACTCAAGCGATAGGGATGGGATACCGGGCGATCCGGAGAGGGGATGCCGACCTCATCGCGGCGGGAGGCTCCGATTCCATGATCAACCCTGTGGGGCTCGTCTTCTTTGTCCTTCTCGGCGCCGCATCGACCTCTTCTGAAAACCTCCCCGAATCGTGCAGGCCCTTCGACAGAAAGAGGTCAGGGCTCGTCATGGGGGAGGGAGCGGGAATCGTTGTACTCGAGGAAGAGTCGCACGCGGTCAAGAGGGGAGCGCGCATATACGGCGAAGTTGCCGGGTACGGGTCGTCCCTCGACGCATATCAGGTAACCGCGCCGGATCCTCGAGGACTCGGCGCTGAGCGGTCTATGAAGGCTGCTATCGAGGATGCAGGAATCCCTATCGATGGGATAGACTATATCAATGCCCATGGCACGAGTACAAAGCTAAATGACGCGATGGAGACGACGGCGATAAAGAGCGTCTTTCAGGACCATGCGAATAGAATCGCGATCAGCTCGTCCAAGTCGATGATCGGACACCTCCTCGCGGCATCGGGAGGGCCCGAATTCGTCTATACCGTCTTGACGGTCAAGGGCGATGCAATCCATCCCACGATCAACATCACGAACCGGGATCCCAAGTGCGACCTCGATTATGTGCCGAACGAGAAACGAAAGAAGACCGTCAGGGCCGCGTTATCGAACTCATTCGGCTTCGGGGGTCAGAACGCCTCGATCATCGTGAAAAAATACTGCGGAGAAAATTCATGCAATTAGACCTGACGGGAAAGATCGCCCTTGTCACGGGCGGGTCCCGGGGCATCGGGAGGGCGATATGCCTGCTCCTCTCTCAAGCCGGGGCCTTCGTCGCGATCAATTACAACAGGGCGAAGGAAGAGGCCGAAAGGTTGAAGGAAGAGATCGTGATGCAGGGCGCTGAAGCAGAACTCTTCCAGGCCGACATCGCGAACCCGGATGAAGTCAAGCGGCTCTTTAGCGAGCTCGGAAAGCAGTTCGGAAGGCTTGACATCCTCGTCAACAATGCGGGGATCATAAAGGACAATCTCCTCCTCGGCATGGAACTCTCCGATTGGGATAAGGTGCATGATCTCAACCTTCGTGGGGCCTTTCTCTGCACGAAGTTCGCCGTCGAACTCATGATGCCCCGCCACTCGGGGAAAATTATCAACGTATCATCGGTAAGCGCGATTAAAGGTGGCCGGGGGCAGGCCAACTACGCGGCAGCAAAGGGTGGGCTGCTCTCCTTCACCATAGCCTGCGCAGCGGAGTTGTCAGGCAAGGGGATACAGGTGAACGCGGTGCTGCCCGGGATGATCGTCACAGACATGAGCAGCAGGGTAAGGAAACGGGCGGGGGATTCAATTCTCAAGGAAATTCCCGGCGGCAGATTCGGAGAACCCGTCGACGTCGCGAATCTCGTCGTCTTCCTCGCCTCGGACAGGTCGGATTACATCACGGGGCAGATGATAGCGGTGGACGGAGGGATGAGTATCTCATGATCCGTCTCTACCAGGGAGTCGATATTGTCGAGATCTCCAAATTCAAGGGCATCCTTCTCAGGCACGACGCATTCCTCCGGGATATTTTTACCGATCAGGAGAGGGCCTATTGTGAATCGAGGAAGAGGCCCTACATACACTTTGCGGGGCGGTTTGCAGCAAAGGAGTCCTGTCTCAAGGCCCTCGGAACAGGATTCTCCGGCCCGGGCATCGACCACACATTCAAGGAGATCGAAGTCATACCCGACGCGTCGGGGAAGCCACGGCTTTCGCTGTCCGGTTGGGCCGAAAAGATCTCGAAGAGACGGAAGATAGACCAATGGACTGTTTCGATATCACATTCTGCCGATTATGCCGTGGCAACAGTGATATTGCTCGGGAACTGAAATGGAGGGACGGAGGAGAGATGCGATATTTGCTTCTTGATCGGATTCTGGAATGGAAGAGCGGTGAAAGTATCCGTGGCATAAAGAACGTCACCATGAGCGAGGATTTTCTCGAATTCCATTTCCCGAGGAAACCGATCATGCCGGGAGTGCTGCTCCTCGAATCGTTGGCTCAGCTGACCGGCTGGCTCGAAGCGGCGTCATCAGACTTCAAGAACTGGTTTCTCATTACGAAGGTCCAGACCTGCAAATTTTACGGGTTCGCCTTTCCCGGGGATCAGGTCGAACTCATGGTCCGTTCGGGTGCGGGAGCGACCCCCGGGAAAAAGGTCTTCACGGGAACGGGAACGGTAGGGGGGAAGAAGAAGATCGCCGTCGACTTCGAGGGTGAGACGATATCCCTCGAAGAGATCGAGGACGCCGATGAGCAGAGGAGATTTTTCCGACTCTTGACAAGGGAGATCTGAGGGCTTTGGGTGGAAGAGAAGTAGTCATAACGGGAATGGGACTCATCACCCCTCTCGGCAGGGGGGTCGAAGAGAATTGGGAGGGTGTAAAGGCGATGAAGACAGGCATCGCGCACTACCCTCACGACCTCTTGCCGCGCTTCCTCCAGTACATGGGGAAAGCGGGGGAAATCGAGACCGACGCGGATATCCCGCACAAACTCCTCGGTCAGCTGAAATTTCTGAACCGCGGTTCCCTCCTCGGATTCACCGCCGCCCGTGAGGCGTTGCGTCAATCAGGCACGAATTTTTCCGACGTACCTCCGGGCCGGAGGTCACTCTACGTCGCGGCGGGGGACATGACAAAGGTCGGCTATGATTTTCTCTACCCGGCCACGAAGGACGGGACTCACGGAAGATGGCGGGAGATGGATTTTGAAAAATTAAACCAGTCCGCCCTCGACAAGGTCAATCCCTTTTTCCTCCTCGAATCCATCAATAACAACCTCTTCAGTTTCCTCTCTGCCTTCTCAGAGTTCATGGGTCCGAATACGAGCCTCGCGAGCCACTCCCCCTGCGGAGGCAACGCGATGGAACTCGCCTTCAAGAGCATCCGTCAGGGCAAGGCCGATGTGGCGATGGCTGTCGGCTGCGGCAACTGGATAACGGAAGTGCCGCTCTATGAGATGGCGGGGCTCGGAATACTCTCCCGCTGCATGCAGGGCATACACTCCTTCAGACCCTTCGACAGAAAGAGGGATGGCTTCATCCCCGGTGAAGGCGGAGCAGCCCTTCTCCTCGAGGCCGCCGAGAAGGCAAAGGAGCGGGGAGCGGCCATCTTCGGGAGGATTGAGGGATTCGGAAACAGCATCGAATTCTCAGACGACCAGGGAATAGCGGTTCCATCCGCGGTGAGCAGACGGAGCATGCTTTCTGCATTAGAAGATGCGGGATGCGCCATCGGCGACCTTACCTTCATCTCTCCCCACGGGAGCGGCTCTCAAAAGGGGGACCGGTCGGAATTGCGGTCGGTGCTCGAAATGCACGGCGACCGGGAACCCGCCACGCCTATCTGCGGTCTGAAACCCTACACCGGACATCTCGCTGCGGCGAGCGATATCGCCGAGGTGATCATCGGGATCAAGGCGATAGCCGCAGATGTCGTACCCGCTACCTTGAACTACAGCGAAAGCGAGAAGGAATTCAGCGGCATGAAGATATCGGGTTCTCATCGGCAATGCGAAGGGAAGCGTTTCCTCTCGGTCAGTTACGGAATAGGCGGTCAATCTGCTTCGGTAGTGGTCCATGTCGTAAAGTGAATCATGAAGGTGCGGAACGGTTGAAGCGAGGCAGGAAGACCCGTCGGAAGAAGGGAGAGGCGACTCAAATCCTCGAATATGTCGGGGCGGCTCTACTCCTCCTCTTCGCGCAAGCGCTGCCGTTAAGGGTTATCCGCATTGTGAGCAGTCTCCTCGGGAAACTCCTCTTTCTCCTCGTCGCGAAGCGTCGAACCATAGCGACGGAAAATCTGAGAAATGCCTTTGGCGCTGAGAAGGGTGAGAGGGAACTCCGTGAGATCGCGGAAAAGAGCTTCATGTCGTTCTTCCTCACCTTCCTCGAGATAGCGAAGTTCCGTCGTCTCTTTTCGGGAGACCGCGTTATCGAGAATATGAAGAAGGTATCGTCGCAGGATCTCGAGGTCCTTTTTCAAAAGGCAAAGGGATTGCACGATGAGTCGAACGGCTGCATCTTCGTTACCCCGCATATCGGCAACTGGGAGCTCCTGCCGCAGGTGAGCGCTGTCGTCGGCATCCCCCTCGTTGTCGTGGTACGCCCCCTCGATAACCGATACCTCGAAAGGCTCGTCTACAAAAACCGTTCTGACAGCGGACAGGTTATCATCCCGAAGAAGAACGCCCTCTTCGTGCTCCAGAAGACGCTCCAACAGGGAAAGTCCATAGGCCTGCTTCCCGATCAGAGCACCATGCAGGGCATCTCTGTTGACTTTTTCGGACGCAAAGCGACAACCACCCCGGTCCCCGCGATGCTCTCGATCCTGTACCGGAGACCGATCGTCGTCGTAGCGTGCTGCAGAAGCTTCCCGACCTACCGGTTCGAGGGCGTCGTTTCCGATCCGATATACCCCGGTGAATACAGGAGTGAAAAGGAGGAGATCTTCCGTCTGACAGGAGAGATGAACAGGAAGATGGAGGCGATCATCCGGAGCTATCCGGACCAATACCTCTGGATGCACAACCGCTGGAAGACTTACAAGAATAAGAAAGGCATGCTCGCATGAAGAGGAGATCACCGCCCTTCGCGGTGATTATGCTAATCCTTTCCTTTCTCTGCGGATGTGCTCATAGGGAATCCTCAGCCGATCGGCATCTCCTCGCCGGCAGCGCCGGTGAGGAGGGAGCGAAGAATATTGCCATACCTGAGGCGCTTGAGGACGAGATACTCGCCCTCGATCCCGAATCTATCACCGGGGACGATGTTGCCGGCGTGCTCTCACGCTGCCCGGCCCCGAGGATCATCAATCTCGACGGGAGTGTCCCTCTCGTCACGATGGAGTCGTTCTCAAAATTCCTCATCCTCATGGGTTATCCGGAAGAAAGCGTGCGGGACCCGAAAACCGGGGCTTACACATACAGCAGCTACATGAGCAGCAGGAAACTCGCGGGTCTCCTGGCATGGCATTACGAAAGGGAAGGGATGATGCCAATGGTTATCGGCCACAGCCAGGGAGGAATGCTCTCGGTGAAAGTCCTCCACGAATTCGCCGGCACGTTTCGCGAAACCATAGAGGTCTGGAACGCTCAGTCCGATAAACCGGAGGAGCGGTACACGATACGGGACCCTCTCACAGGCGATTTTCGTTCTGTCACCGGGCTCAAGGTAGGATTTGCCTCCGCCATAGCGACCGGCAAATCGATGCGTATCCTCCTCGGCCAGTGGGAGATGCTTCCCCGGTTGAGGGAGATACCGGATACGGTGGAAGAGTTCACCGGATTTCGTATAGAGAACGATTTCATCGGCAGCGACTTCTTCGGCCTCGTGCAGGCGAAGCGGTATTATCCCCTCGGATCTGCCCGGGTGCGCAACATAACGCTTCCCGCCGGATACAGC is a window from the Thermodesulfovibrionales bacterium genome containing:
- a CDS encoding beta-ketoacyl-[acyl-carrier-protein] synthase family protein, producing MTSRRRRVVVTGLGVATALGLDVEENWQKLLAGTSGIRRLSLPFAAKSAVQGVGEVVEGDWKKIEEEFGRDSSEEGERRTLFGLWAAKQALADAGVLDGQGERDRYGVVLAAGLGINRLEDIERWLDAGRRFSFVKFGRSYTEVHRESIMRNNSHRTSVLIGKVFGLRGTNCTVTSACASATQAIGMGYRAIRRGDADLIAAGGSDSMINPVGLVFFVLLGAASTSSENLPESCRPFDRKRSGLVMGEGAGIVVLEEESHAVKRGARIYGEVAGYGSSLDAYQVTAPDPRGLGAERSMKAAIEDAGIPIDGIDYINAHGTSTKLNDAMETTAIKSVFQDHANRIAISSSKSMIGHLLAASGGPEFVYTVLTVKGDAIHPTINITNRDPKCDLDYVPNEKRKKTVRAALSNSFGFGGQNASIIVKKYCGENSCN
- a CDS encoding 3-oxoacyl-ACP reductase family protein codes for the protein MQLDLTGKIALVTGGSRGIGRAICLLLSQAGAFVAINYNRAKEEAERLKEEIVMQGAEAELFQADIANPDEVKRLFSELGKQFGRLDILVNNAGIIKDNLLLGMELSDWDKVHDLNLRGAFLCTKFAVELMMPRHSGKIINVSSVSAIKGGRGQANYAAAKGGLLSFTIACAAELSGKGIQVNAVLPGMIVTDMSSRVRKRAGDSILKEIPGGRFGEPVDVANLVVFLASDRSDYITGQMIAVDGGMSIS
- the acpS gene encoding holo-ACP synthase, producing MIRLYQGVDIVEISKFKGILLRHDAFLRDIFTDQERAYCESRKRPYIHFAGRFAAKESCLKALGTGFSGPGIDHTFKEIEVIPDASGKPRLSLSGWAEKISKRRKIDQWTVSISHSADYAVATVILLGN
- a CDS encoding 3-hydroxyacyl-ACP dehydratase FabZ family protein — protein: MRYLLLDRILEWKSGESIRGIKNVTMSEDFLEFHFPRKPIMPGVLLLESLAQLTGWLEAASSDFKNWFLITKVQTCKFYGFAFPGDQVELMVRSGAGATPGKKVFTGTGTVGGKKKIAVDFEGETISLEEIEDADEQRRFFRLLTREI
- a CDS encoding beta-ketoacyl synthase N-terminal-like domain-containing protein; the protein is MGGREVVITGMGLITPLGRGVEENWEGVKAMKTGIAHYPHDLLPRFLQYMGKAGEIETDADIPHKLLGQLKFLNRGSLLGFTAAREALRQSGTNFSDVPPGRRSLYVAAGDMTKVGYDFLYPATKDGTHGRWREMDFEKLNQSALDKVNPFFLLESINNNLFSFLSAFSEFMGPNTSLASHSPCGGNAMELAFKSIRQGKADVAMAVGCGNWITEVPLYEMAGLGILSRCMQGIHSFRPFDRKRDGFIPGEGGAALLLEAAEKAKERGAAIFGRIEGFGNSIEFSDDQGIAVPSAVSRRSMLSALEDAGCAIGDLTFISPHGSGSQKGDRSELRSVLEMHGDREPATPICGLKPYTGHLAAASDIAEVIIGIKAIAADVVPATLNYSESEKEFSGMKISGSHRQCEGKRFLSVSYGIGGQSASVVVHVVK
- a CDS encoding lysophospholipid acyltransferase family protein, with the protein product MKRGRKTRRKKGEATQILEYVGAALLLLFAQALPLRVIRIVSSLLGKLLFLLVAKRRTIATENLRNAFGAEKGERELREIAEKSFMSFFLTFLEIAKFRRLFSGDRVIENMKKVSSQDLEVLFQKAKGLHDESNGCIFVTPHIGNWELLPQVSAVVGIPLVVVVRPLDNRYLERLVYKNRSDSGQVIIPKKNALFVLQKTLQQGKSIGLLPDQSTMQGISVDFFGRKATTTPVPAMLSILYRRPIVVVACCRSFPTYRFEGVVSDPIYPGEYRSEKEEIFRLTGEMNRKMEAIIRSYPDQYLWMHNRWKTYKNKKGMLA